A region of Nostoc sp. 'Peltigera membranacea cyanobiont' N6 DNA encodes the following proteins:
- a CDS encoding LmeA family phospholipid-binding protein, giving the protein MPEQNSQTRDAKKSRIITQVLTKALKLWLRAQVSQISELKVEIKASDRQLLSGRIPLVSIFASHAVYQGLLITQIQLTAENIQINIGSVLRGKPLRLLETVSVVGDSIVDEKDLNASLSSDLLSTALSDFLVKVLPTHFPKSQPINWQEIILDNNQIILRGLRVTNSETTPLEISLGGLQLLSGHELQLAQVKIKPNQGDILEGDRQYNLDLGSDVDIQELTLIPGKLVCRGRINVNP; this is encoded by the coding sequence ATGCCAGAGCAAAATTCCCAAACAAGAGATGCCAAGAAAAGCCGTATAATTACGCAGGTACTCACCAAAGCCCTAAAGCTCTGGTTAAGAGCGCAAGTGAGCCAAATATCAGAATTAAAAGTGGAGATTAAAGCAAGCGATCGCCAACTTCTCTCTGGGCGCATCCCCTTGGTATCTATTTTTGCTTCTCATGCAGTTTATCAAGGTCTCCTAATTACACAAATTCAATTAACGGCAGAAAATATTCAGATAAACATTGGCTCCGTACTCAGAGGAAAGCCCCTGCGACTGTTAGAAACAGTATCAGTGGTTGGCGACTCGATCGTAGACGAGAAGGATCTGAATGCTTCTCTCTCATCTGATTTATTATCGACTGCTTTGAGCGATTTTCTGGTTAAGGTTTTACCAACACATTTCCCAAAGTCACAACCAATTAATTGGCAAGAAATTATTCTTGATAACAATCAAATTATACTGCGAGGTTTGAGAGTCACCAATAGTGAAACAACGCCTCTAGAGATTTCTCTGGGTGGCTTACAGTTACTCAGTGGGCATGAGTTGCAACTGGCACAAGTAAAAATCAAGCCCAACCAGGGAGATATATTAGAGGGCGATCGCCAGTACAATCTGGATCTTGGCTCAGATGTCGATATCCAAGAACTAACGCTGATCCCAGGTAAGCTCGTGTGTCGGGGGCGGATTAACGTTAATCCTTAG
- the malQ gene encoding 4-alpha-glucanotransferase yields the protein MPFPRSSGILLHPTSFPSRFGIGDLGLEAYRFIDFLKHTHQQYWQVLPLGPTGYGNSPYMCYSAMAGNPLLVSPEKLRDEGLLTEEDFANLPGFPVEKVDFDQVVPIKIGLLKKACENFKTNATPIQKNEFAGFCDSKGYWLNNYALFMALKDAHNGASWHTWEPKFFKREPEALAEVESKLNEDIFYYKFVQFEFFRQWSELKSYANMRGIDIIGDIPIYVAHDSADVWAHPDIFCLDEETGVAAQMAGVPPDYFSATGQLWGNPVYNWEELQKQDFKWWVQRFEAMLDYVDIIRIDHFRGFEAYWSVPKGEETAMNGKWVEAPGDAFFEAIREKLGKLPVLAEDLGVITPEVEALRDKYEFPGMKVLQFAFGSDPENPFLPFNYPRNAVVYTGTHDNDTTVGWFNSASDNEKHNLWLYLGCISPEGIQWDLIRLALSSIANQAIIPLQDVLGLGNEARMNFPSIAEGNWEWRYQSGALREELGDRLKVLTKLNGRAPQEN from the coding sequence ATGCCTTTTCCTAGATCCAGTGGTATTTTGCTGCATCCTACCTCCTTTCCCAGCCGATTTGGCATTGGAGATTTAGGCTTAGAAGCCTATCGCTTCATCGATTTTCTTAAACATACCCATCAACAATATTGGCAAGTTCTACCTCTGGGCCCCACTGGATACGGCAATTCCCCCTATATGTGCTACTCAGCAATGGCAGGAAATCCACTGCTGGTTAGCCCAGAAAAACTCCGAGATGAGGGTTTGCTAACTGAAGAAGACTTTGCCAATTTACCAGGATTTCCGGTAGAAAAGGTAGACTTCGACCAGGTTGTGCCGATTAAGATTGGGCTACTCAAAAAAGCCTGTGAAAACTTCAAAACCAATGCTACGCCCATCCAAAAGAATGAGTTTGCAGGTTTTTGTGACAGCAAAGGCTACTGGCTAAATAACTACGCCTTATTTATGGCGTTGAAAGATGCCCATAATGGTGCAAGCTGGCACACATGGGAACCAAAATTTTTCAAGCGCGAACCAGAAGCATTAGCTGAGGTAGAAAGTAAGCTCAACGAAGATATTTTTTATTACAAGTTCGTCCAATTTGAGTTTTTCCGGCAGTGGTCAGAACTGAAAAGCTACGCCAACATGCGCGGTATTGACATTATCGGCGATATCCCCATCTACGTAGCTCATGATAGTGCCGACGTTTGGGCGCATCCCGACATCTTTTGTTTAGACGAAGAAACAGGAGTTGCTGCCCAAATGGCGGGAGTTCCACCAGATTACTTTAGTGCCACCGGTCAATTGTGGGGCAACCCGGTTTATAACTGGGAGGAACTGCAAAAACAAGACTTTAAATGGTGGGTACAGCGCTTTGAGGCAATGCTGGACTATGTGGATATAATTCGCATTGACCACTTCCGGGGCTTCGAGGCTTATTGGTCAGTACCCAAAGGCGAAGAAACTGCCATGAATGGTAAATGGGTGGAAGCGCCTGGAGACGCTTTTTTTGAAGCGATTAGAGAGAAGTTAGGCAAACTACCCGTCTTGGCGGAAGATTTGGGAGTAATTACACCAGAAGTAGAAGCGCTGCGAGATAAGTATGAATTTCCTGGGATGAAGGTTTTACAGTTTGCTTTTGGTTCCGATCCCGAAAATCCATTTTTACCATTCAATTACCCGCGCAATGCTGTAGTTTATACCGGGACTCACGATAATGACACAACTGTAGGCTGGTTCAATTCAGCCAGCGACAACGAAAAGCATAACTTATGGCTTTATTTAGGTTGTATTAGTCCTGAAGGTATCCAGTGGGATTTAATTCGCCTAGCTTTGAGTTCCATAGCCAACCAAGCGATTATTCCCTTGCAAGATGTTTTGGGATTAGGAAACGAAGCGCGGATGAATTTTCCCAGTATCGCTGAGGGAAACTGGGAGTGGCGCTATCAATCAGGAGCGTTGAGAGAGGAATTAGGCGATCGCTTAAAAGTTCTGACCAAACTTAATGGACGCGCCCCGCAAGAAAATTGA
- a CDS encoding NUDIX domain-containing protein, with the protein MTYRNPAPTVDIIIELVDRPHRPIVLIERHNLPLGWAIPGGFVDYGEAVEVAARREAEEETGLQVELIEQLLVYSDPNRDPRQHTISIVFLATATGEPKAGDDAKGVGIFEYWCVPGNLCFDHDRILRDYWRYRHYGIRPRLGLF; encoded by the coding sequence ATGACTTACCGAAATCCTGCACCGACAGTTGATATCATCATTGAACTAGTAGATCGACCTCATCGGCCAATAGTGTTAATTGAAAGACATAATCTTCCTCTTGGTTGGGCTATTCCTGGTGGGTTTGTAGATTATGGGGAAGCGGTAGAAGTGGCGGCGCGGCGAGAAGCTGAGGAAGAAACGGGTTTGCAGGTGGAATTGATTGAACAATTACTGGTGTATTCCGATCCTAATCGCGATCCCCGTCAGCATACGATTAGTATCGTGTTTTTGGCGACAGCGACGGGGGAACCAAAGGCTGGGGATGATGCCAAGGGTGTAGGGATTTTTGAGTATTGGTGTGTGCCTGGTAATTTATGTTTTGACCACGATCGCATTCTGCGGGATTATTGGCGATATAGGCATTATGGGATACGCCCGAGGTTGGGGTTGTTTTGA
- a CDS encoding Rid family detoxifying hydrolase: MDAEELLEKYAAGELNFRSVNLSQENLKGADLSEIDLTSANLTGVDLSGANLTQAKLNSTNLTNASLADTNLNSVSASSAIFYWTDLNGTDLSWSTLNSANLNHANLEQANLTGINLTSAKMIYANLDTANLCGGNLSSADLTAASLAEANLSKANLTKADLSQAYLIGSNLTLANLTEAILKNAKLQGSIFHRANLHEVDLSGMNLADIDFTAASLQSTNLRKAFLQGANLEKANLRWANLIKANLDGANLRRADLTGADVYGATFKDADLTGAIMPDGEVYKPIASQLEIGKQETSLEKVISMTRKVINTDNAPAPVGPYNQAIAASGQFLFIAGQIAIDPRLGDVVYTDDVKKQTEQVLANLEAILTAAGATFQDVVKTTVFLADMNDFAAVNAIYAKYFPEDTAPARACVQVSRLPKDVLVEIDAIAVISG, encoded by the coding sequence ATGGATGCTGAGGAATTGTTAGAGAAATACGCAGCAGGGGAACTGAATTTTCGTTCAGTAAATTTGAGTCAAGAAAATCTCAAAGGTGCAGACCTCAGTGAGATAGACCTAACTAGTGCAAATTTGACTGGAGTTGATTTAAGTGGGGCAAACTTAACTCAAGCAAAGCTTAATAGTACAAATCTCACTAATGCGTCTCTAGCAGATACAAACTTAAATTCAGTGAGTGCTTCTTCAGCAATATTTTATTGGACAGACCTCAATGGTACTGACTTAAGTTGGTCAACTCTCAATAGCGCAAATTTGAATCATGCAAACTTAGAACAGGCAAACCTAACAGGTATAAATCTAACTAGTGCAAAAATGATTTATGCAAACTTAGATACAGCAAATTTATGTGGAGGAAATCTTAGTAGTGCAGACCTCACTGCTGCTTCTTTAGCTGAAGCGAATCTCAGTAAAGCTAATTTAACTAAGGCAGATTTGAGTCAGGCGTACTTAATTGGATCAAACTTAACTCTGGCAAACTTGACTGAGGCAATATTGAAAAATGCCAAACTCCAAGGAAGTATATTTCACAGAGCAAATTTGCACGAAGTTGATCTCTCAGGCATGAATTTGGCTGATATAGATTTTACAGCAGCATCTCTTCAAAGTACAAACCTTAGAAAAGCATTTCTCCAAGGAGCGAATTTAGAAAAAGCCAATCTGCGATGGGCAAATTTAATCAAAGCAAATTTAGATGGAGCAAATTTGAGAAGGGCTGATTTAACTGGGGCAGATGTTTATGGAGCAACCTTTAAAGATGCAGACCTGACTGGTGCGATAATGCCAGATGGAGAAGTTTACAAACCGATCGCTTCTCAGCTAGAAATCGGTAAACAGGAAACATCGTTAGAGAAAGTAATATCTATGACCCGTAAAGTAATTAATACTGATAACGCACCCGCACCAGTGGGCCCTTATAATCAAGCGATCGCAGCTTCAGGTCAATTTCTATTCATAGCTGGACAAATTGCCATCGATCCCCGCCTTGGTGATGTCGTCTATACTGATGATGTCAAAAAGCAAACTGAGCAGGTATTAGCTAACCTTGAAGCCATCCTCACAGCAGCCGGTGCGACTTTTCAAGATGTGGTCAAGACCACTGTATTTTTAGCTGATATGAATGATTTCGCGGCTGTGAATGCCATTTATGCTAAATATTTCCCGGAAGATACAGCCCCAGCACGGGCTTGTGTGCAGGTATCGCGCTTACCTAAAGATGTGTTAGTAGAAATTGATGCGATCGCTGTAATTAGCGGTTAG
- a CDS encoding phosphate/phosphite/phosphonate ABC transporter substrate-binding protein, whose protein sequence is MSVRKKSLLGAGAAFTVLTGLVFSTVGAMQATIANPTANQQTPRLLAQGQKTLTIVFPSRADSTDLQNKANAVGAFLSKELGIPVVAQVGDDTAAVEALRANRADVAFLSSRPALKAKQLANSSLYLAEVRSTYSGRYTYSSTFIVPKNSPLKTQSSAKATLEQLRGKRIAFTSPTSGSGFIIPVAELVKQKFVPNRDRLDNFFGQVSYGGNYSKALQAVVRGQADVAVVSEYALNPPYITAQEKNQLRVLHKITGVPAHGIAIDDDVPAPTREKIINALLKLNQSQNNKLLNDLYNSTELVRIDHDRHLATIREALQIAGIEP, encoded by the coding sequence ATGAGTGTGAGGAAAAAGAGCTTATTGGGCGCTGGCGCGGCATTTACAGTGCTTACAGGTTTAGTATTCAGCACAGTAGGGGCTATGCAGGCAACGATCGCCAACCCCACCGCTAATCAACAAACACCACGCTTACTTGCCCAAGGGCAGAAGACTTTAACAATAGTTTTTCCCAGTCGTGCTGATTCTACAGACTTGCAAAATAAGGCAAATGCAGTAGGAGCTTTTTTATCCAAAGAGTTAGGAATTCCAGTCGTCGCCCAAGTTGGTGATGATACAGCTGCTGTGGAAGCTTTGAGAGCAAATCGGGCTGATGTCGCTTTTTTAAGTAGCCGTCCGGCTTTGAAAGCAAAACAATTAGCAAATTCCAGCTTGTATCTAGCCGAAGTTCGTTCCACTTATTCTGGAAGATACACCTATAGCTCAACATTTATTGTCCCTAAGAATAGTCCCCTCAAAACTCAAAGTTCAGCTAAAGCCACTTTAGAACAACTGCGGGGCAAAAGAATTGCTTTTACTTCCCCTACTTCTGGCTCTGGGTTTATTATCCCTGTCGCTGAGTTGGTCAAACAAAAATTTGTACCCAACCGCGATCGCTTAGATAATTTCTTTGGTCAAGTTTCTTATGGCGGCAATTACAGCAAAGCCTTGCAAGCAGTTGTGCGCGGTCAAGCTGATGTGGCTGTTGTGTCAGAATATGCTCTCAATCCACCTTATATCACCGCCCAAGAGAAGAATCAGTTACGGGTTCTGCACAAAATTACTGGTGTACCTGCCCACGGTATTGCCATTGATGATGATGTTCCAGCCCCAACACGGGAAAAAATCATCAACGCTTTACTGAAATTAAATCAGTCGCAAAATAATAAGTTGTTAAACGACTTGTATAATTCCACAGAATTAGTCCGAATTGACCACGATCGTCACCTAGCAACTATCCGTGAGGCTCTGCAAATCGCTGGCATTGAACCATAA
- a CDS encoding helix-turn-helix domain-containing protein, translated as MKWLRKKNNHQPSISLEQQRSEKLAELGAQLWALRQEQGLSLEQVVILTRIPQRLLQAIEEGNLNELPEPVYIQGFIRQFADALGLNGVEFSGTFPISSAQVNPQRMGNTSPINQLRPIHLYFLYILLIVCSVNGLSQLLNNAVLQASNSQNQPYPKQKSIVKPEPTQPKDSLRVQPVSDPVNGRQQGQVVQIGVTLKASSWIRVIADGKTEFEGILPEGTHRIWKAQEQLTVKTDNAGGVLMSVNQEKAKEMGEPGKEEEVRIAAKPKF; from the coding sequence ATGAAATGGCTAAGAAAGAAAAATAATCACCAGCCATCAATTTCGTTAGAGCAACAACGGTCCGAAAAGTTGGCAGAATTGGGCGCTCAACTTTGGGCGTTGCGTCAAGAACAGGGCTTATCTCTAGAGCAAGTGGTTATATTAACCAGAATTCCCCAGCGATTATTGCAGGCGATCGAAGAAGGTAATTTAAACGAACTGCCAGAACCAGTCTATATTCAGGGTTTTATCAGGCAATTTGCTGATGCACTGGGCTTGAATGGAGTAGAATTCTCTGGCACTTTTCCAATTAGTTCCGCACAAGTTAACCCTCAAAGGATGGGGAATACTTCACCCATTAATCAACTACGTCCGATTCATCTTTACTTTCTTTACATATTGCTAATTGTATGCTCTGTAAATGGCTTATCTCAGTTATTAAATAACGCAGTATTACAAGCAAGTAATAGCCAAAACCAACCATACCCAAAACAAAAGTCCATTGTTAAACCAGAGCCAACCCAACCAAAAGATTCACTAAGAGTTCAACCTGTCAGCGATCCCGTTAACGGTAGACAACAGGGACAGGTTGTACAAATTGGTGTGACTTTGAAAGCGTCATCTTGGATTCGCGTCATCGCCGATGGCAAAACCGAGTTTGAGGGGATTCTCCCAGAGGGAACTCACCGGATTTGGAAAGCTCAAGAGCAACTGACAGTAAAAACTGATAATGCTGGTGGTGTGTTGATGAGTGTCAATCAAGAGAAAGCCAAGGAAATGGGAGAGCCAGGGAAAGAGGAAGAAGTTAGGATTGCTGCCAAGCCTAAGTTTTGA
- a CDS encoding serine/threonine protein kinase — MIGEILAERYEVQQLLGKKAGRRTLVARDLNTQELVVIKLLSFGGDFEWDDLKLFEREAETLKSLSHPLIPRYLDYFEVNSATIKGFALVQTYIPAKTLEQYFQSGRTFNEAEVKQIAKALLEILIYLHGLYPPVIHRDLKPSNILLGERSGNSLGQVYLVDFGSVQTVLATEGGTRTVVGSYGYMPQEQFGGRTVPASDLYSLGATLIYLVTGTHPADLPQKDFRIQFEQVANVSPGLTRWLKSMTEPSLERRLSSATEAMSTMVTEPCRSAGFAYAALEKPQTTNLPALLASKPDGSKIQLTKNGDSLEIIVPPPGLNSSILFTGVFAIAWNSFILVWTIGALSAPFPANIPFALFSLPFWSAGCLMVYKLTFSLFGRICLRLNAEQISLSRELFSWKFERPRPSPRKSVNKLVYIPKYFTKDSEGNRVAVSAQLYICSGVQKYQISGNDVDIKSEVELEWLAHELSEWLGLPITNPMRS; from the coding sequence ATGATTGGCGAAATATTAGCCGAACGCTATGAAGTTCAGCAGCTATTAGGTAAAAAAGCAGGGCGGAGAACACTTGTAGCTCGTGATTTGAATACTCAGGAATTAGTCGTTATCAAGTTACTCTCTTTTGGTGGTGACTTTGAATGGGACGATCTCAAGCTGTTTGAGCGAGAAGCTGAAACTCTAAAATCTTTGTCACATCCCTTAATACCTCGCTATTTAGACTATTTTGAGGTAAATTCAGCGACAATCAAAGGATTTGCCCTAGTACAAACTTATATCCCAGCAAAAACCTTAGAGCAATACTTCCAATCTGGGCGGACTTTTAATGAAGCAGAAGTCAAACAGATAGCCAAAGCACTTTTAGAAATTCTCATTTACCTACATGGGTTATATCCGCCTGTTATCCATCGCGATCTTAAGCCTAGCAATATTTTATTGGGAGAGCGTTCCGGTAACAGTCTTGGTCAAGTTTACCTGGTAGATTTTGGTTCGGTGCAAACTGTCCTCGCTACCGAAGGTGGAACTAGAACTGTGGTGGGAAGCTATGGCTATATGCCACAGGAGCAATTTGGCGGCCGTACTGTCCCCGCTTCCGATCTTTATAGCTTAGGTGCAACTTTAATTTATTTAGTGACGGGTACTCATCCAGCCGATTTACCCCAAAAGGATTTTCGGATTCAGTTTGAACAAGTGGCTAATGTCAGCCCTGGATTGACTCGCTGGTTGAAGTCGATGACTGAACCGAGTTTAGAACGGCGTTTGAGTTCTGCTACCGAAGCGATGTCTACGATGGTCACTGAGCCTTGTCGAAGTGCGGGCTTTGCCTACGCAGCTTTAGAGAAACCACAAACGACAAACTTACCTGCTTTGCTTGCGAGCAAACCAGACGGGAGTAAGATTCAATTAACTAAAAATGGGGATTCTCTAGAAATTATCGTCCCACCGCCTGGTTTGAATTCATCAATATTATTTACAGGTGTATTTGCGATCGCTTGGAATTCATTTATCCTGGTTTGGACAATTGGCGCTCTTTCGGCCCCTTTTCCTGCCAATATCCCCTTTGCCTTGTTCTCACTTCCTTTTTGGAGTGCTGGCTGTCTGATGGTGTATAAACTTACCTTTAGTTTGTTTGGACGCATCTGTTTACGCCTAAATGCAGAACAAATTTCCCTAAGCAGGGAGTTGTTTAGTTGGAAATTTGAGCGTCCTCGGCCATCCCCAAGGAAAAGTGTTAATAAGTTAGTTTACATTCCCAAATACTTTACTAAAGACTCCGAAGGCAATAGAGTTGCTGTTTCAGCACAATTATATATTTGCTCAGGAGTACAAAAATATCAGATTAGTGGAAACGATGTCGATATTAAATCCGAAGTAGAACTTGAATGGTTAGCTCATGAATTAAGTGAGTGGTTAGGTTTGCCAATTACCAATCCAATGAGAAGTTAG
- the tatA gene encoding twin-arginine translocase TatA/TatE family subunit: MFGLGWPEIAVITIVAILIFGPKKIPELGTALGKTLRGFKEEMKTPSDETNPEQEKQ, encoded by the coding sequence ATGTTTGGACTAGGATGGCCAGAAATCGCTGTAATTACCATAGTCGCTATTTTAATTTTTGGCCCGAAAAAAATTCCCGAACTGGGTACTGCACTAGGCAAAACCCTACGAGGTTTTAAGGAGGAGATGAAAACCCCCAGCGATGAAACCAATCCAGAACAAGAAAAACAATAG
- a CDS encoding pseudouridine synthase gives MEERVQKILAQWGIASRREAEEMIRHSRVRINGVLAHLGQKVDPQKDAIAIDGKTVSEKQRPALIYLLLHKPAGVVSTCYDPHRRKTVLDLLPKELREGSGIHPVGRLDADSTGALILTNDGNLTFGLTHPRHSISKTYHVVVKGHPPEAVLQMWREGMVLEGRKTRAAKVHLIERRAEQSFLEIVLQEGRNRQIRRIAQQLGYPVIKLHRTAIGPIQLQTPKEPLLSEGKYRSLNDYEIHFLQDRITQPTKDSVELRSVSRHEMAKKEK, from the coding sequence ATGGAGGAAAGGGTACAAAAAATTCTCGCTCAATGGGGCATCGCCTCGCGTCGTGAAGCTGAAGAAATGATTAGGCACTCACGGGTGCGAATCAATGGAGTATTGGCGCATTTGGGTCAAAAAGTTGATCCCCAAAAAGATGCGATCGCAATTGATGGTAAAACTGTATCCGAAAAGCAGCGTCCGGCTTTAATATATCTATTGCTGCATAAACCTGCGGGAGTAGTTTCGACTTGCTACGACCCTCACCGAAGAAAAACAGTCCTGGATTTACTACCAAAAGAATTACGGGAGGGTTCAGGTATTCACCCAGTTGGGCGTTTAGATGCAGACTCTACGGGAGCATTAATCCTCACAAATGACGGAAATCTGACATTTGGACTAACCCATCCCCGCCACAGTATTTCCAAGACATACCATGTTGTGGTCAAAGGACATCCCCCAGAAGCAGTATTGCAAATGTGGCGTGAGGGTATGGTGTTGGAGGGTAGAAAAACTAGGGCTGCTAAGGTACATCTAATAGAACGTCGTGCCGAGCAAAGCTTTTTAGAAATAGTCTTGCAGGAGGGAAGAAATCGCCAAATTCGCCGCATAGCCCAACAGTTAGGATACCCAGTAATCAAGCTGCATCGAACTGCTATCGGCCCCATTCAATTACAAACTCCAAAAGAACCCTTATTGTCAGAGGGTAAATATCGTTCCCTCAACGATTATGAGATTCACTTTTTGCAAGATCGGATAACGCAACCTACTAAAGATTCAGTGGAGTTAAGGAGTGTCAGCAGGCATGAAATGGCTAAGAAAGAAAAATAA
- the cbiT gene encoding precorrin-6Y C5,15-methyltransferase subunit CbiT: MPSQLWPYITPGIPDDLFEHLPGIPLSQREVRLLLIAQLRLTSDSVLWDIGAGTGTIPVEVGLLCPKGQIIAIERDEEVANLIKRNCDRFEVKNVEVIEGSAPECLHNLKVAPHRICIEGGRPIQEILQAAWHYLPPSGRVVATAANLESLYAISQSFSLLRARNIEVVQSAVNRLETRGFSQTFTAVDPIFILSGEKLD; encoded by the coding sequence ATGCCTTCCCAACTTTGGCCTTATATTACCCCTGGTATTCCTGATGACTTATTCGAGCATTTGCCAGGAATTCCCCTGAGTCAGCGAGAAGTCCGACTACTGTTAATTGCCCAACTGCGGTTAACATCAGATTCTGTTTTGTGGGACATTGGCGCAGGGACAGGTACAATTCCCGTAGAGGTGGGGCTATTGTGTCCAAAGGGTCAGATTATCGCTATCGAAAGGGATGAAGAAGTGGCTAATCTGATCAAACGTAACTGCGATCGCTTTGAAGTCAAAAACGTCGAAGTAATTGAAGGTAGCGCCCCAGAGTGTTTACATAACCTTAAGGTTGCTCCTCATCGTATTTGTATCGAGGGAGGAAGACCCATTCAGGAAATTCTGCAAGCAGCATGGCATTATTTGCCACCATCGGGTCGGGTTGTAGCCACAGCTGCTAATCTAGAAAGTCTGTATGCTATTTCTCAAAGCTTTTCTCTGTTAAGGGCTAGGAATATTGAAGTAGTGCAGTCTGCGGTTAACCGCTTAGAGACGCGCGGCTTCTCTCAAACCTTTACCGCCGTCGATCCCATTTTTATCCTCAGTGGTGAGAAACTGGATTAG
- a CDS encoding phosphatidate cytidylyltransferase, producing MPWSRIISGIVAIALALSVSLLGGWYFTIMFAVVIFLGQQEYFNLVRARGIAPAAKTTMAVSLVLLVICTIDGSLADAVMPLAGTFICFYLLFQPKFATIADVSASIMGLFYVGYLPSYWVRLRAIDSAVFSNLPFGGYWPTTWADFWEKANSASLPQGFTATMLTFLCIWAADIGAYTIGKFFGKTRLSDISPKKTVEGAVFGITSSVAVAIAGAYYLHLPRSLFTGLALGLLIGIASLLGDLTESMLKRDAGVKDSGQLIPGHGGILDRTDSYIFTAPLVYYFVTLLLPLL from the coding sequence ATGCCTTGGTCTCGGATTATTAGTGGAATTGTTGCGATCGCTCTTGCTCTTTCTGTTAGCCTTTTGGGCGGTTGGTATTTTACCATCATGTTTGCAGTTGTCATCTTTTTGGGCCAACAGGAATATTTTAATTTGGTGCGAGCCAGAGGTATCGCTCCAGCTGCCAAAACCACTATGGCTGTTAGCCTAGTTTTGCTAGTAATTTGTACCATTGATGGCAGTTTAGCTGATGCGGTGATGCCCTTAGCTGGTACATTTATTTGTTTTTACCTGTTATTTCAGCCCAAATTTGCCACGATCGCTGACGTTTCCGCTTCTATAATGGGGCTATTTTACGTAGGCTATTTGCCGAGTTACTGGGTGCGCTTACGAGCAATTGATAGTGCCGTTTTTAGCAATCTCCCTTTCGGAGGTTACTGGCCCACAACCTGGGCAGATTTCTGGGAAAAGGCAAATTCTGCTTCTTTACCACAAGGTTTTACAGCAACAATGCTGACTTTTTTGTGTATTTGGGCAGCCGATATTGGCGCTTACACCATTGGCAAATTCTTTGGGAAAACCCGTCTGTCTGACATTAGCCCGAAAAAAACTGTAGAAGGTGCTGTCTTTGGCATTACTTCAAGTGTTGCTGTAGCTATAGCAGGAGCCTATTATTTACACTTGCCCAGATCCCTGTTTACTGGTTTAGCATTGGGTTTACTGATTGGTATTGCTAGTCTTTTAGGGGATCTTACCGAGTCTATGCTGAAGCGCGATGCTGGAGTTAAAGATTCTGGACAATTAATTCCCGGTCATGGTGGTATTTTAGACCGTACTGATAGTTATATTTTCACAGCACCTTTGGTTTATTATTTTGTGACACTACTGTTGCCGCTACTATAG
- a CDS encoding tRNA(His) guanylyltransferase Thg1 family protein, with protein sequence MKFDELDSKMRVFETAHDYCVLPGLYIVARLDGRSFTRLTKEVHQFDAPYDTRFLDLMLATVEHLLNCGLDITYGYTQSDEISLLFAQQENTFNRKLRKLNSVLAGEASAKFSLLLGAIGCFDCRISQLPNIEEVVNYFRWRSQDAHRNALNAHCYWCLRRDGKSVTQATSMMKGLSIADKNELLFQYGINFNHLPNWQKRGVGLYWEEYEKQGFNPISGETVPKLRRRVRQDLDLPMKDEYSKFIAKLLTTD encoded by the coding sequence GTGAAATTTGATGAACTTGATAGCAAAATGCGGGTATTTGAGACAGCACACGATTATTGTGTGCTACCTGGACTTTACATAGTTGCAAGATTAGATGGACGCAGCTTTACTCGCCTAACAAAAGAAGTGCATCAATTTGATGCTCCCTACGATACTCGGTTTCTAGACTTGATGCTTGCAACTGTCGAACATTTGCTCAATTGTGGGTTAGATATCACTTATGGTTATACCCAAAGTGATGAAATATCTCTACTGTTTGCTCAACAAGAAAACACTTTCAACCGCAAATTAAGAAAACTAAATTCGGTTTTAGCAGGTGAAGCCAGCGCCAAATTTTCTTTACTATTAGGTGCTATTGGCTGCTTTGACTGTCGCATTTCGCAGCTTCCTAATATAGAAGAAGTAGTAAATTATTTTCGTTGGCGCAGTCAGGATGCCCACAGAAATGCTCTTAATGCTCATTGTTACTGGTGTTTGCGTCGAGATGGCAAAAGTGTAACTCAAGCAACCAGCATGATGAAAGGGTTGTCTATTGCCGATAAAAACGAACTATTATTCCAGTATGGGATTAATTTTAATCATCTCCCTAATTGGCAAAAACGAGGTGTGGGGTTGTATTGGGAGGAATACGAAAAGCAGGGATTTAACCCGATCAGTGGTGAAACTGTCCCAAAACTACGGCGCCGCGTCAGGCAAGATTTGGACTTGCCAATGAAGGATGAGTACAGCAAGTTTATTGCAAAACTTTTGACTACAGATTAA